One Maribacter dokdonensis DSW-8 DNA window includes the following coding sequences:
- a CDS encoding electron transfer flavoprotein subunit alpha/FixB family protein: protein MSVLVYTESEKGKFKKNAFEVASYAAEVAKMMGTTVTAISFNSEENDSLGNYGVSKVLNVKDEALATFNAGAYATTIAEAVKSTDAKVVILSSSTDTKYLAPLLSAKLSAGYAPNVVQAPESTSPFMVKRTAFSNKGFAHTQIDTDIKIVGVSNNAFGAHENSTDVSVEEFSAATDGITNDTKSIEVDKVVGKATIADADIVVSAGRGLKGPENWGMIEELADVLGAATACSKPVSDLGWRPHGEHVGQTGKPVASNLYIAIGISGAIQHLAGVSASKTKVVINNDPEAPFFKAADYGIVGDAFEVVPQLIEKLKDFKAQNG, encoded by the coding sequence ATGTCAGTTTTAGTATATACAGAATCAGAAAAAGGAAAATTTAAGAAGAATGCGTTCGAAGTAGCTTCTTACGCCGCTGAAGTTGCCAAAATGATGGGCACTACCGTCACGGCAATATCATTCAACAGCGAAGAAAACGATAGTTTAGGAAACTACGGGGTTTCCAAGGTGTTGAACGTGAAAGACGAGGCTCTTGCAACATTTAACGCAGGCGCTTACGCAACAACCATAGCCGAAGCCGTAAAAAGTACAGATGCCAAAGTGGTCATCTTAAGTTCTAGCACAGATACCAAGTATTTAGCGCCACTATTGTCCGCTAAATTATCTGCAGGCTACGCACCTAATGTAGTTCAAGCTCCAGAAAGCACTTCACCATTTATGGTCAAAAGAACTGCTTTCAGTAATAAAGGCTTTGCACACACACAAATAGATACCGATATTAAAATTGTTGGTGTATCAAATAATGCGTTTGGCGCTCACGAAAACAGTACAGATGTTTCGGTCGAAGAATTTAGCGCCGCTACCGATGGCATTACCAATGACACAAAATCCATTGAAGTAGATAAGGTTGTTGGTAAAGCAACCATTGCCGATGCCGATATCGTAGTTTCTGCAGGTAGAGGTCTTAAAGGACCGGAAAACTGGGGAATGATAGAAGAATTGGCAGATGTACTAGGCGCCGCTACAGCTTGCTCCAAACCTGTTTCAGATCTTGGCTGGAGACCTCATGGTGAACACGTTGGACAAACAGGAAAGCCGGTTGCCAGTAACTTGTACATTGCCATTGGTATATCCGGAGCCATTCAACATTTAGCCGGTGTAAGTGCCTCTAAAACCAAAGTTGTCATCAACAACGACCCTGAAGCTCCTTTCTTTAAAGCTGCAGATTATGGAATTGTTGGAGATGCCTTTGAAGTAGTTCCTCAATTGATTGAAAAATTAAAGGATTTTAAAGCACAAAACGGCTAA
- a CDS encoding electron transfer flavoprotein subunit beta/FixA family protein — MKILVCISNVPDTTSKINFTDGDTKFDTNGVQFVINPNDEFGLTRAMWFKEKQGASVHIATVGGPSVEPTMRKALAIGADEAFRINTEPTDGFSVAQQLAEVVKNGGYDLVIGGRESIDYNGGMVPGILASLTNMNFINSCISLEIDGDNVTAVREIDGGKEKLTSSLPLVVGGQKGLVEESDLRIPNMRGIMMARKKSLTVVEPVDALKATEDKKFDKPAPKGQVKLADSVDQLVDLLHNEAKVI; from the coding sequence ATGAAGATATTAGTTTGTATAAGTAATGTTCCAGATACGACGTCCAAAATTAATTTTACGGATGGCGATACTAAATTTGACACCAATGGTGTACAGTTCGTAATTAACCCAAATGATGAATTTGGACTGACCAGAGCTATGTGGTTCAAAGAAAAACAAGGTGCATCAGTACATATTGCAACTGTTGGAGGACCAAGTGTTGAACCTACAATGCGTAAAGCACTGGCTATTGGAGCAGATGAAGCTTTTAGAATAAATACCGAACCTACAGATGGTTTCTCGGTAGCCCAACAATTAGCCGAAGTGGTTAAGAATGGTGGTTACGATCTAGTAATCGGCGGTAGAGAATCTATTGATTACAATGGCGGAATGGTGCCTGGAATTTTGGCATCGTTAACGAACATGAATTTCATCAACTCTTGTATTAGCCTTGAAATTGATGGTGACAATGTTACCGCAGTTAGGGAAATTGATGGTGGAAAAGAAAAATTGACAAGTAGTTTACCATTAGTAGTTGGTGGCCAAAAAGGACTTGTAGAGGAAAGTGATCTTCGTATACCTAATATGAGAGGTATCATGATGGCAAGAAAAAAGAGCCTTACCGTGGTTGAGCCTGTTGATGCTCTTAAAGCAACCGAGGATAAAAAATTCGACAAACCAGCTCCTAAAGGTCAAGTTAAACTAGCCGATAGTGTAGATCAATTGGTTGATTTATTGCACAATGAAGCAAAAGTCATTTAA
- a CDS encoding NupC/NupG family nucleoside CNT transporter: MDMEINEGFSLNSLGRGILGMLVLLLLAFLFSSNRKAINWKTVGIGLVLQLVIAIGVLKVPFVQLVFEQIGKIFVSILEFTRAGSKFLFEGLVVDTGTFGYIFAFQVLPTIIFFSALTSLLFYLGLIQKVVKWLAWALSKTLGISGPESLSVAGNIFLGQTEAPLLIKAYLEKMTRSEILLVMIGGMATVAGAVLAAYIGFLGGEDEILQLVFAKHLLAASVMAAPGAIVISKMLYPQTEEVNSDVHVSSEKIGANVLDAIANGTTEGLKLAVNVGAMLLVFVAIIAMVNGILEWTGDLTNLNGWIADNTSYSKFSLEAILGTIFAPLMWLIGVANEDIMLMGQLLGIKLVASEFVGYIQLAELKDITTGANLTYNKSVIMATYMLCGFANFASIGIQIGGIGSLAPGQRKTLSEFGMKAVLGGSLASLLSATIAGMILG; the protein is encoded by the coding sequence ATGGACATGGAAATCAACGAAGGGTTTAGTCTCAACAGTCTCGGAAGAGGCATTTTAGGTATGCTGGTTCTTTTACTATTAGCTTTTTTATTCAGTTCAAACAGAAAGGCCATTAATTGGAAAACGGTAGGTATTGGTCTGGTATTACAATTGGTCATTGCTATTGGAGTTTTAAAAGTGCCTTTTGTACAGTTAGTTTTTGAACAAATTGGTAAAATTTTTGTGAGTATTTTAGAATTTACACGTGCCGGCAGCAAGTTTCTTTTTGAGGGGCTTGTAGTAGACACTGGTACTTTTGGATATATTTTTGCTTTTCAAGTATTACCAACAATTATATTTTTCTCTGCATTAACATCGCTATTGTTCTACTTAGGACTGATACAAAAAGTGGTAAAGTGGCTTGCTTGGGCACTTTCAAAAACATTGGGCATATCTGGACCGGAAAGTCTTTCGGTCGCAGGAAATATTTTTCTTGGTCAAACCGAAGCCCCACTTCTAATAAAGGCCTATTTAGAAAAGATGACACGTTCAGAAATTCTACTGGTTATGATCGGTGGCATGGCTACAGTTGCCGGTGCAGTATTGGCAGCATACATAGGTTTTTTAGGTGGCGAAGACGAAATATTACAATTAGTTTTTGCCAAACATTTGTTGGCAGCATCCGTTATGGCAGCCCCTGGCGCTATTGTTATCTCCAAAATGTTATATCCTCAAACCGAAGAAGTTAACAGCGATGTACACGTTTCTTCGGAAAAAATTGGTGCCAATGTTCTTGATGCTATTGCTAACGGTACAACAGAAGGCTTAAAACTTGCTGTGAATGTAGGCGCCATGCTTTTGGTATTTGTTGCTATTATCGCCATGGTCAACGGTATATTGGAATGGACTGGGGACTTGACCAATCTTAATGGTTGGATTGCTGATAACACCTCATATTCAAAGTTTTCACTAGAAGCTATACTTGGTACTATTTTCGCTCCTTTAATGTGGCTCATAGGTGTTGCCAATGAGGATATTATGCTAATGGGGCAGTTACTGGGCATAAAGTTGGTAGCAAGTGAATTTGTAGGCTACATTCAATTAGCAGAATTAAAAGATATTACCACAGGTGCCAATTTAACGTATAACAAGTCTGTAATAATGGCTACGTATATGTTATGTGGTTTTGCAAATTTTGCATCAATAGGTATTCAAATCGGTGGTATTGGATCCTTAGCACCAGGGCAAAGAAAGACTCTATCTGAATTTGGAATGAAAGCTGTTTTGGGCGGATCATTGGCTTCTTTACTTTCTGCCACAATTGCGGGCATGATTTTAGGATAA
- a CDS encoding bifunctional nuclease family protein, with amino-acid sequence MSLVRLKIKGISYSQTQNGAYALILNEVEGDRKLPIVIGAFEAQSIAIALEKEIKPPRPLTHDLFKNFSDRFDIVIKQVIIHKLVDGVFYSSIICERDGIEEIIDARTSDAIALALRFNAPIFTYKTILDKAGIFLKFSSKEKDQKESDDSIMVDEILQEGETVEIDSGATDGYTELTIEELEAELKKAVTNEDYEKAAKLRDEISKRN; translated from the coding sequence ATGAGTCTAGTACGATTAAAAATAAAAGGAATCTCTTACAGTCAAACTCAAAATGGTGCATACGCACTTATTTTGAACGAGGTTGAGGGTGACAGAAAGTTACCAATTGTTATTGGTGCTTTTGAAGCACAGTCTATAGCCATAGCCCTAGAGAAAGAAATAAAACCCCCAAGACCGCTTACACACGACTTGTTTAAAAACTTTTCAGATAGGTTTGATATCGTAATCAAACAAGTCATTATCCATAAATTGGTAGATGGGGTATTCTATTCTAGCATAATTTGCGAAAGAGATGGTATAGAAGAAATTATTGATGCAAGAACCAGTGATGCCATTGCCTTGGCACTACGCTTTAACGCCCCGATTTTCACCTATAAAACCATTTTGGACAAGGCAGGTATATTCTTGAAGTTTTCCTCTAAAGAGAAAGACCAGAAAGAAAGTGACGACAGCATTATGGTAGATGAAATACTACAGGAAGGTGAAACGGTTGAGATAGATTCTGGTGCTACCGATGGCTACACTGAACTAACCATTGAAGAACTTGAGGCTGAATTAAAAAAGGCGGTCACCAACGAAGACTACGAAAAAGCGGCAAAACTGAGAGATGAAATCTCTAAACGCAATTAA
- a CDS encoding thymidylate synthase — protein sequence MKQYHDLLKHVLKEGNQKGDRTGTGTKSVFGYQMRFDLSEGFPMVTTKKLHLKSIVHELLWFLKGDTNIKYLQENGVRIWNEWADENGDLGPVYGHQWRNWNNDEIDQIKEVVHSLKTNPNSRRMLVSAWNPSVLPDTSKSFSENVANGKAALPPCHAFFQFYVADGKLSCQLYQRSADIFLGVPFNIASYALFTMMMAQVCGYEAGDFIHTFGDAHIYNNHMEQVELQLSRDPRPLPKMKINPDVKDIFDFKFEDFSLEEYNPHPHIKGIVAV from the coding sequence ATGAAACAGTATCACGACCTTTTAAAACATGTTCTTAAAGAAGGAAACCAAAAAGGTGACCGTACAGGAACCGGAACTAAAAGTGTTTTTGGATATCAAATGCGTTTTGACCTCAGCGAAGGTTTCCCAATGGTGACCACCAAAAAACTGCATTTAAAATCAATTGTACATGAACTATTGTGGTTTTTAAAAGGTGATACCAATATTAAATATTTACAAGAAAACGGCGTTCGTATTTGGAACGAATGGGCAGATGAAAACGGTGATCTTGGACCTGTATACGGTCATCAATGGCGCAATTGGAACAATGATGAAATTGATCAGATCAAAGAAGTTGTACATTCCTTAAAAACAAACCCCAACAGCAGAAGAATGTTAGTTTCTGCATGGAACCCAAGCGTACTGCCAGATACTTCTAAATCTTTTTCTGAAAATGTAGCTAACGGTAAAGCAGCATTACCACCATGCCATGCCTTCTTTCAATTTTACGTTGCAGATGGCAAACTTTCATGTCAATTATACCAACGTAGTGCAGATATATTCTTGGGTGTACCTTTTAACATTGCCTCCTACGCATTGTTCACCATGATGATGGCACAGGTTTGTGGATACGAAGCGGGCGATTTTATACACACTTTCGGTGATGCCCATATCTACAATAATCATATGGAGCAGGTTGAACTACAATTAAGCAGAGACCCTAGACCCTTACCGAAAATGAAAATAAACCCTGATGTTAAAGATATTTTCGATTTTAAATTCGAAGATTTTTCATTAGAAGAATATAACCCGCATCCGCATATAAAAGGGATAGTAGCTGTTTAG
- a CDS encoding DUF5686 family protein, with product MRGIFFIILSLSFFMLQGQTKIGGMVVDEQGEPVSFANVFFKNSTEGTITNDDGRFYLESENDYNTVIISFIGYTEYELELKNKVSYDLKITMVEAAEQLNEVVLISGKQSKKNNPAVDILRKIWAKKRQNGVRQFDQYAFDKYEKVEFDLNTIDSALIKSKVFKGLEFVFQDLDTSRITGKTYLPIFLNETFSKVYGDNKIKEEKEDVLGNKNSGFENNQAIIAFVKDLYQEYDVYNNYLKFFDKSFTSPLSKTGVDVYNYALRDSAFIDNKWCYNIVYYPRRKNELTFKGDFWVNDSTWAIKNINLQVTKSANINWVKEIYIEQDFDVVNDSVFLLKRDYMLSDFSFNKKEESKGLYGKRTTVYDNYEFNKPKPKEAYRKDRNPLDVTQIIKDDEFWQKNRLESLNKDEQGIYKLLDTLKTVPKFKTYYNLVSILGSGYVEVDKWNLDLGSVYDFFGYNNAEGARVRLGARTYFGQNDLWRIEGYTAYGFKDHKFKHGLAGKMLIDKNSRLIISGGNRRDIEQLGVSLTATNDVLGRSIASSSLLTVGANNRLTNINLSALNFEIEPLTNLKLSVGGTFRTLSSALPGDFSLDYVDPESPTGVSSEIRQFDFNALLLYTPGKKTIGFGVERRDVNDTYSTILLNYTKGTKDVLDSDFDYSKLQFSYSQPWQLGGFGRLLSTVELGKTFGEVPLGLLSVVPGNQTFFSNYGTFPNLDFYEFVTDTYAAVHLQHNFNGRFFSRIPFLRKFNLRELVAIRGVWGDLSDENIALSAPATVNTPLMAPSEKVYYEYSFGIGNIFKVFRLDFNFRGNYLENPDARKFGVTGTFGFVF from the coding sequence ATGAGAGGGATATTTTTTATAATCTTAAGTCTAAGCTTTTTTATGCTGCAGGGGCAAACCAAAATTGGTGGCATGGTTGTAGACGAGCAAGGTGAGCCTGTATCCTTTGCCAATGTATTCTTTAAAAATTCTACAGAAGGCACCATAACCAATGATGATGGTAGGTTCTATTTGGAATCTGAAAATGATTATAATACGGTAATTATATCTTTTATCGGTTATACCGAATATGAGCTTGAATTAAAAAACAAAGTCTCTTATGACCTGAAAATCACCATGGTCGAAGCTGCTGAGCAGTTAAATGAGGTGGTGCTAATATCGGGTAAGCAATCTAAAAAGAATAATCCGGCAGTCGATATCCTTAGAAAAATCTGGGCAAAAAAACGTCAGAATGGAGTTCGCCAGTTTGATCAATATGCTTTTGATAAGTATGAAAAGGTAGAATTTGATTTAAATACCATTGACAGCGCCCTAATTAAAAGTAAAGTGTTTAAAGGTCTAGAATTTGTTTTTCAAGATTTGGATACCTCACGTATTACGGGTAAAACCTATTTGCCAATTTTCTTGAACGAGACTTTTTCTAAAGTCTATGGCGATAATAAGATCAAGGAAGAGAAAGAAGATGTTCTAGGGAATAAAAATTCAGGTTTTGAAAATAATCAAGCAATAATAGCTTTTGTAAAGGATTTGTATCAAGAATACGATGTCTATAACAACTACCTTAAATTTTTCGATAAAAGTTTTACGAGTCCTTTGTCCAAAACTGGGGTAGATGTCTATAACTATGCGCTAAGGGACAGTGCGTTTATTGATAACAAGTGGTGTTATAATATTGTATACTATCCTCGCCGTAAAAATGAATTGACCTTTAAGGGAGATTTTTGGGTAAATGATTCTACTTGGGCGATAAAGAATATTAATTTACAGGTAACCAAAAGTGCCAACATTAACTGGGTAAAAGAAATTTACATTGAACAAGATTTCGATGTAGTCAACGACTCTGTATTTCTTTTAAAAAGAGATTATATGTTGAGCGACTTTAGTTTCAATAAAAAGGAGGAGTCTAAAGGACTTTATGGTAAAAGAACTACGGTGTATGATAATTACGAATTCAATAAGCCAAAGCCAAAGGAAGCATATAGAAAAGATCGTAACCCCTTAGATGTTACCCAAATTATCAAGGATGATGAGTTTTGGCAAAAAAACAGATTGGAAAGCTTAAATAAAGACGAACAGGGTATTTATAAATTGCTTGACACCTTGAAGACGGTGCCAAAATTCAAGACTTATTATAATCTGGTCAGCATATTGGGGTCTGGTTATGTTGAGGTCGATAAATGGAATTTGGACCTGGGTTCGGTATATGATTTTTTTGGGTACAATAATGCCGAAGGTGCTAGGGTTAGACTTGGTGCTAGAACGTATTTTGGCCAAAATGACCTATGGCGTATAGAAGGGTATACGGCATATGGGTTTAAGGATCACAAGTTCAAACATGGCTTGGCGGGTAAAATGCTCATCGATAAAAACAGTAGACTGATCATTTCTGGGGGGAATAGAAGGGATATAGAGCAACTTGGGGTTAGTTTGACCGCTACTAATGATGTTTTAGGGCGTAGCATAGCATCATCATCTTTATTGACAGTAGGTGCTAATAACAGGTTGACGAATATCAACCTAAGTGCATTGAATTTTGAAATAGAGCCGTTAACCAATTTAAAACTCTCCGTGGGTGGTACATTTAGAACCTTGAGTTCTGCCTTGCCCGGTGATTTTAGTTTAGATTATGTAGATCCTGAATCTCCAACAGGTGTTTCGTCAGAAATACGACAGTTTGATTTTAATGCTCTTTTATTATATACCCCGGGTAAGAAAACCATTGGCTTTGGAGTTGAGCGTAGAGATGTCAATGATACCTATAGCACTATTTTACTGAATTATACCAAGGGAACCAAAGACGTTCTTGATAGTGATTTTGATTACAGTAAGTTACAGTTTTCATATAGTCAACCTTGGCAATTGGGCGGATTTGGTAGATTGCTAAGTACGGTAGAGTTGGGTAAAACCTTTGGTGAGGTGCCTTTGGGCTTGCTGAGTGTGGTGCCGGGTAACCAGACCTTTTTCTCTAATTATGGAACATTTCCAAATTTAGATTTCTATGAATTTGTGACAGATACCTATGCTGCAGTACATTTGCAACATAATTTTAATGGAAGGTTCTTTTCAAGGATTCCATTTTTAAGAAAGTTCAATTTAAGGGAATTAGTGGCTATACGCGGAGTGTGGGGAGATTTGTCTGATGAGAACATAGCGTTGAGTGCTCCTGCTACCGTAAATACACCTTTAATGGCACCATCGGAAAAAGTATATTATGAGTATTCTTTTGGAATTGGAAATATTTTCAAGGTATTTAGATTGGACTTCAATTTTAGGGGAAACTATTTAGAGAATCCAGATGCTAGAAAGTTTGGTGTAACAGGAACTTTTGGATTTGTCTTTTAA
- a CDS encoding inorganic diphosphatase, with product MATEKGLTFDVLIEIPKGSRNKYEYDFDLHKIRFDRMLFSSMMYPGDYGFIPETLALDKDPLDVLVMGTEPVYPMTVMEVKPIGVFHMTDEKGPDEKIICVPVSDPIWSNNNDISDLNPHRLKEIEHFFQVYKDLEEKKVDTGGWSNAEKAVEIYHECVERYDKSEHKAKRTFMI from the coding sequence ATGGCTACAGAAAAAGGACTAACCTTTGATGTTTTAATAGAAATTCCGAAAGGAAGTAGAAACAAGTATGAATACGATTTTGATCTACATAAAATTCGTTTTGATCGTATGTTGTTTTCTTCAATGATGTACCCAGGGGATTACGGATTTATTCCAGAAACCTTGGCTTTGGACAAAGATCCATTAGATGTTTTGGTAATGGGTACGGAACCTGTTTATCCAATGACGGTAATGGAAGTAAAACCTATAGGTGTTTTCCATATGACAGATGAAAAAGGACCAGATGAAAAAATAATCTGTGTACCGGTTTCTGATCCAATATGGAGTAACAATAATGATATTAGCGACCTAAATCCGCATAGATTAAAAGAAATTGAGCATTTCTTTCAAGTATACAAAGATTTAGAGGAGAAAAAAGTAGATACCGGTGGATGGAGCAATGCGGAGAAAGCCGTTGAAATTTACCACGAATGTGTAGAAAGATATGATAAGAGCGAGCACAAGGCAAAGCGAACTTTTATGATATAA
- a CDS encoding pyruvate dehydrogenase complex E1 component subunit beta codes for MKTLQFRQAIAEAMSEEMRRDESIYLMGEEVAEYNGAYKASKGMLDEFGPKRVIDTPISELGFAGIGVGSTMTGNRPIIEFMTFNFALVGIDQIINNAAKIRQMSGGQFPCPIVFRGPTASAGQLAATHSQAFESWYANCPGLKVVVPSNPADAKGLLKAAIRDDDPVIFMESEQMYGDKGEVPEGDYTIPLGVADIRREGKDVTIVSFGKIIKEADKAADELEKDGISCEIIDLRTVKPLDYEAILKSVKKTNRLVILEEAWPFGNVATEVTYHVQAHAFDYLDAPIVKINTADTPAPYSPVLLEEWLPNHKDVVNAVKKVLYK; via the coding sequence ATGAAAACACTACAATTTAGGCAAGCAATAGCCGAGGCCATGTCCGAAGAAATGAGGAGGGATGAATCTATCTATTTGATGGGTGAAGAAGTAGCGGAATATAATGGCGCATACAAGGCTTCTAAAGGAATGTTGGATGAATTTGGTCCAAAAAGGGTAATTGATACTCCGATCTCCGAGCTTGGTTTTGCTGGTATAGGGGTTGGTTCCACAATGACGGGGAACAGACCTATAATAGAATTCATGACCTTCAATTTTGCTTTGGTAGGTATTGATCAAATAATCAATAATGCTGCCAAGATCAGACAAATGTCCGGTGGTCAGTTTCCTTGCCCTATTGTATTTAGAGGGCCAACTGCATCTGCAGGTCAATTAGCGGCAACGCATTCACAAGCGTTTGAAAGTTGGTATGCCAATTGTCCAGGGCTTAAAGTGGTTGTACCATCTAACCCTGCCGATGCAAAAGGATTATTAAAAGCTGCCATTAGAGATGACGATCCGGTTATTTTTATGGAGTCTGAGCAAATGTATGGTGATAAAGGTGAAGTTCCAGAAGGTGATTATACCATTCCATTAGGTGTTGCGGATATTCGTAGAGAAGGTAAAGATGTTACCATAGTTTCTTTTGGTAAGATCATTAAAGAGGCGGATAAGGCTGCCGATGAATTGGAAAAGGATGGCATTAGTTGTGAAATAATAGATTTACGTACTGTAAAGCCATTGGATTACGAAGCTATTTTAAAATCAGTAAAGAAGACCAATAGATTGGTCATCTTAGAGGAGGCTTGGCCGTTTGGTAACGTAGCAACAGAGGTTACGTATCACGTTCAGGCGCATGCATTTGATTATTTAGATGCTCCTATTGTAAAAATAAATACGGCAGATACACCTGCGCCTTATTCTCCGGTATTATTGGAGGAGTGGTTGCCTAATCACAAAGATGTGGTAAACGCTGTTAAAAAAGTTTTATACAAATAA
- the egtB gene encoding ergothioneine biosynthesis protein EgtB yields MVSTDTFLDFFIETREHTEAICKPLEIEDYVVQPIIDVSPPKWHLGHTTWFFEEFILKSYNPSYQIFDEDFSFVFNSYYETVGKRVVRADRGNLSRPSVKKVYEYRDYVTKAMIKLLELDTNGTLLEVLEIGIHHEKQHQELLLTDIKYILGNNPLLPKYSDTFIEYTADKDEQRWLHMKEGIYEIGHNSTDFCFDNELGRHKVYLHDYQISNRLVTNAEYIDFIKEDGYKRFDLWHAAGWDWVQQNNVNSPLYWHEIDGKWHYYSLIGLTEVDLQAPVTHISYFEAFAFAQFKGCRLPTEFEWEAAQHLFKWGQRWEWTESAYLPYPNYKKVDGALGEYNGKFMVNQKVLRGSSVATPNKHARHTYRNFFQTDLKWQFTGIRLAK; encoded by the coding sequence ATGGTCAGCACTGATACGTTCTTAGATTTCTTTATAGAAACTAGAGAGCACACCGAGGCTATTTGTAAGCCCCTAGAAATTGAAGATTATGTGGTGCAACCCATAATTGACGTTTCTCCCCCAAAATGGCACCTAGGCCACACCACTTGGTTTTTTGAAGAATTTATACTAAAATCTTATAATCCTTCGTATCAAATATTCGATGAAGATTTTTCGTTCGTATTCAATAGTTATTACGAAACCGTAGGCAAACGCGTTGTACGTGCTGATCGTGGTAATTTATCTAGACCTTCCGTTAAAAAGGTGTATGAATATAGAGATTATGTTACCAAGGCAATGATAAAATTGCTAGAATTGGACACAAACGGAACATTGTTAGAAGTTCTTGAAATTGGAATTCATCATGAAAAACAGCATCAAGAATTATTACTTACAGATATAAAATACATTTTAGGAAACAATCCCTTATTACCTAAATATTCAGACACATTCATAGAATACACTGCTGATAAAGATGAACAACGTTGGCTTCATATGAAGGAAGGTATTTATGAAATAGGTCATAATTCCACAGATTTTTGTTTTGATAATGAATTAGGAAGACACAAAGTATACCTACATGACTATCAAATCTCTAACAGACTAGTTACCAATGCAGAATATATTGATTTTATAAAAGAAGATGGCTATAAACGTTTTGACCTGTGGCATGCAGCTGGATGGGACTGGGTGCAACAAAACAATGTAAACTCACCCTTATATTGGCATGAAATTGATGGAAAATGGCACTATTATAGTCTTATCGGATTAACCGAAGTTGATTTACAAGCTCCTGTTACCCACATTTCTTATTTCGAAGCATTTGCCTTTGCGCAATTTAAAGGATGCCGTCTACCTACAGAATTTGAATGGGAAGCCGCACAACATTTGTTCAAATGGGGACAACGCTGGGAATGGACAGAAAGTGCATACCTACCCTACCCTAATTACAAAAAAGTAGACGGTGCTTTAGGCGAATACAACGGCAAATTCATGGTAAACCAAAAAGTGCTTAGAGGTAGTTCCGTAGCTACACCCAATAAACATGCAAGACATACATATCGAAATTTTTTTCAAACAGATTT